From the Pseudomonas monsensis genome, the window ACCCGTCCCGATCGTCCGTTCAGTGTCGGCTTCGCCGCCGAGACCGAACACCTGCTCGACTACGCTGCACGCAAGCTCAAGGACAAGAATCTCGATTTGATCGTCGCCAACGACGTCGCCAATCCGAGCATCGGTTTCAACAGCGAAGAAAACGCCTGCAGCGTAATTGACCGTGCGCTGCACGCCACGGTTTTCGCCCAGACCAGCAAGAGCAAGATCGCTCGCCAACTGGTCACTTTTATCGCCGAACGTCTGAACCAGGTTTAATTTACATGCACGCTTTGCAAGCCAAGATCCTCGACCCACGCATCGGTACTGAATTCCCGCTGCCGCAATACGCCACCCCGGGCTCCGCCGGCCTCGACCTGCGCGCCATGCTGCAAGAGGACATCGTGATCAAGCCGGGTGAAACCGTGCTGATCCCTACCGGTCTGTCGGTTTACATCGGCGACCCGAACCTCGCCGCGCTGATCCTGCCGCGCTCGGGCATGGGCCATAAGCACGGCATCGTGCTGGGCAACCTCGTCGGCCTGATCGACTCCGATTACCAGGGCCCGCTGATGGTGTCCTGCTGGAACCGTGGCCAGAGCGATTTCACCATGACCGTTGGCGAACGTCTGGCGCAACTGGTGCTGGTACCGGTGGTCCAGGCGCACTTCGAAATGGTGGAAGAGTTCGTCGAAACCGAGCGCGGCGCGGGCGGTTTCGGCCATACCGGCACCAAGTAACGCCACAAAATTTGCGCAACTTTTGCAGCAGGTTTTAGCACCGAAAACCAGGGTTTTGTCGGCCACAAGCCACGCCAGCTGAGGCGTCATGGCTCTTTCACACCACGAACTCTCTGTGGAAAACGCCGTCATACCCTTCAGTTTGAGCCTGCCGCCGAGTGAATCGTCGGTCTGTCCCGCCACTTTCGAGATGGAGCATTTGTGCAGATGAGCACCCCAGCCAAGATTGCCCCGAAGCTGCCCGACAGCATTTTCCGCGCCTATGACATTCGCGGCACCGTGCCGGAATTCCTCAATGCCGAAACCGCTTACTGGATCGGCCGCGCCATCGGCTCGCAGAGCCTGGCCCAGGGCGAACCGAACATGTCGGTCGGCCGCGATGGTCGCCTGTCCGGCCCGGAACTGGTGGCCGAGCTGATCCGCGGTATCGCCGAGAGCGGCTGCCACGTCAGCGATGTCGGCCTGGTGCCGACGCCAGCGCTGTATTACGCGGCCAACGTGCTGGCCGGCAAGTCCGGAGTGATGCTCACCGGCAGCCACAACCCGTCGAACTACAACGGCTTCAAGATCGTGATCGCCGGCGACACCCTCGCAAACGAGCAGATCCAGGTGCTGCACGAGCGCATCAAGAGCAATGACCTGACCAACGGTCAGGGCAGCGTCACGCGGGTCGAAATCCTCGACCGCTACACCACCGAAATCGTCCAGGACATCAAACTGGCCCGGCGCCTGAAAGTCGTGGTCGACTGCGGCAACGGCGCAGCCGGGGTGATCGCCCCGCAACTGATCGAAGCGCTGAACTGCGAAGTCATCCCGCTATTCTGCGAAGTCGACGGCAACTTCCCCAACCACCACCCGGACCCGGGCAAGCCTGAAAACCTCGTCGACCTGATCGCCAAGGTCAAGGAAACCAACGCCGATATCGGCCTCGCCTTCGATGGCGACGGTGACCGTGTCGGTGTGGTGACCAACACCGGCAGCATCGTCTACCCGGACCGCCTGCTGATGCTGTTCGCCCGCGACGTGGTGGCGCGCAACCCGGACGCGGAAATCATCTTCGACGTCAAATGCACCCGCCGCCTGGTGCCGCTGATCAAGGAGTACGGTGGTCGTCCGCTAATGTGGAAGACGGGTCATTCGTTGATCAAAAAGAAAATGAAACAATCCGGTGCTCTATTGGCCGGTGAGATGAGCGGGCACATCTTTTTCAAGGAACGCTGGTTCGGTTTCGACGACGGTATCTATAGCGCCGCGCGGCTGCTGGAGATCCTCAGCAAGGAAAAATCCACCGCGGAGGAGCTGTTTGCGACCTTCCCGAATGATATTTCTACGCCGGAAATCAATATCCATGTGACCGAAGAGAGCAAATTCAGCATCATTGATGCACTGCACGACGCACAATGGGGCGCAGGCGCTGACCTGACCACCATCGACGGCGTGCGAGTCGATTACGCCAAAGGCTGGGGCCTGGTGCGCGCGTCCAACACCACACCGGTGCTGGTGCTGCGCTTCGAGGCCGATGACGAGGCTGAATTGCAGCGCATCAAGGATGTGTTCCACGCCCAACTGAAACGCGTTGCACCTGATCTCCAACTACCGTTCTGATTCACCCGGAGCCCTGAATGACCCTCGAACGCGAAGCCGCCGCCCACACCGCCCAGGTCCTGTCCGAAGCGTTGCCTTACATCCGACGTTATGTCGGCAAGACCCTGGTGATCAAATACGGCGGCAACGCGATGGAAAGCGAGGAGCTGAAAACCGGCTTCGCCCGCGACATCGTCTTGATGAAGGCCGTGGGCATCAACCCGGTCGTGGTTCACGGCGGCGGCCCGCAGATCGGTGATCTGCTCAAGCGCCTGTCGATCGAAAGCCACTTCGTCGACGGCATGCGCGTCACCGACGCCGCGACCATGGACGTGGTGGAAATGGTCCTCGGCGGCCAGGTCAACAAAAGCATCGTCAACCTGATCAACCGTCACGGCGGCAGCGCCATCGGCTTGACCGGTAAAGACGCCGGGCTGATTCGTGCGAAGAAGCTGACGGTCACCCGTCAGACCCCGGAGATGACCCAGCCGGAAATCATCGACATCGGCCAGGTAGGCGAAGTCGTCGGGATCAACACCGAATTGCTGAACCTGCTGGTCAAGGGCAATTTCATCCCGGTGATCGCGCCAATCGGCGTGGGTGAGAACGGCGAGTCGTACAACATCAACGCCGACTTGGTGGCCGGTAAAGTTGCCGAGGCGCTGAAAGCCGAGAAGCTGATGCTGCTGACCAACATCGCCGGCCTGATGGACAAGTCGGGCACCGTCCTGACCGGCCTGAGCACCCAGCAGGTCGACGACCTGATCGCCGACGGCACGATC encodes:
- the argB gene encoding acetylglutamate kinase produces the protein MTLEREAAAHTAQVLSEALPYIRRYVGKTLVIKYGGNAMESEELKTGFARDIVLMKAVGINPVVVHGGGPQIGDLLKRLSIESHFVDGMRVTDAATMDVVEMVLGGQVNKSIVNLINRHGGSAIGLTGKDAGLIRAKKLTVTRQTPEMTQPEIIDIGQVGEVVGINTELLNLLVKGNFIPVIAPIGVGENGESYNINADLVAGKVAEALKAEKLMLLTNIAGLMDKSGTVLTGLSTQQVDDLIADGTIYGGMLPKIRCALEAVQGGVGSSLIIDGRVPNAILLEIFTDTGVGTLISNRKRP
- the dut gene encoding dUTP diphosphatase: MHALQAKILDPRIGTEFPLPQYATPGSAGLDLRAMLQEDIVIKPGETVLIPTGLSVYIGDPNLAALILPRSGMGHKHGIVLGNLVGLIDSDYQGPLMVSCWNRGQSDFTMTVGERLAQLVLVPVVQAHFEMVEEFVETERGAGGFGHTGTK